A portion of the Adhaeribacter radiodurans genome contains these proteins:
- the hisS gene encoding histidine--tRNA ligase has product MSKEKPSLPKGTRDFNPEVVGKRNYIFNTIKQTFQKFGFQPLETPAMENLSVLTGKYGEEGDQLMFKILNNGLHEKKEPEKEKLQENWNKILQQPFSTSAITERALRYDLTVPFARFVVMNRNEITFPFKRYQIQPVWRADRPQKGRYREFYQCDADVVGTKSLLCEAEIVLMLDEVLTSLGIEDFTIKINHRKVLGVLYEFLFLQGAKGTDIDLFVAIDKIDKIGLDGVRKELIDKGYTSEMVNKLFEILSLNGSFEKINELEDKVKVALGEIRDDVEGNSKNQNNTITKIMRTPVGFVELRELREYLNNLGFKNFNRLALDITLARGLSYYTGCIFEVKVNNVKMGSISGGGRYDNLTGMFGLPNVSGVGISFGVDRIYDVMEELNLFPESAQTSTQVLITNFDASAEVYALPILQQLRAANIATELYPDQVKLAKQMTYADQKKIPYVLLIGSEEIASGLLKLKNMRTGEQESLRIEEILKKLAV; this is encoded by the coding sequence ATGAGTAAAGAAAAACCGAGCCTTCCGAAAGGAACCCGGGATTTTAATCCGGAAGTAGTAGGCAAGCGCAACTATATATTTAATACCATTAAGCAAACATTTCAGAAGTTTGGCTTCCAACCCTTAGAAACGCCGGCCATGGAAAATTTATCGGTACTTACCGGTAAATACGGCGAAGAGGGCGACCAATTAATGTTTAAAATATTAAACAACGGACTCCACGAAAAGAAAGAGCCGGAAAAAGAAAAGTTACAAGAGAATTGGAACAAAATATTACAACAGCCTTTTTCTACTTCAGCCATTACCGAACGGGCTTTACGCTACGACTTAACAGTTCCTTTTGCCCGCTTTGTGGTAATGAACCGCAACGAAATTACTTTCCCGTTTAAACGTTACCAGATTCAACCAGTATGGCGAGCCGACCGCCCACAAAAAGGCCGTTATCGTGAATTCTACCAATGCGATGCCGATGTGGTAGGCACTAAATCCCTACTCTGCGAAGCTGAAATTGTGCTGATGCTTGATGAAGTGCTGACAAGCTTAGGCATTGAAGATTTTACTATTAAAATCAATCACCGTAAAGTTTTAGGTGTATTATACGAATTTTTGTTTCTACAAGGAGCAAAAGGTACTGATATAGATTTATTTGTTGCAATAGATAAAATAGATAAAATAGGTTTAGATGGAGTTCGCAAAGAACTTATAGATAAAGGTTATACTTCTGAAATGGTTAATAAGCTATTTGAGATTTTATCTCTAAATGGTTCATTTGAAAAAATTAACGAATTAGAGGATAAAGTAAAAGTAGCTTTAGGCGAAATTAGGGATGATGTAGAGGGTAATAGTAAAAATCAGAATAATACTATAACCAAAATAATGCGTACACCTGTAGGATTTGTTGAACTTAGAGAGTTAAGAGAATATTTAAATAATTTAGGTTTTAAAAATTTTAATCGACTTGCACTTGACATTACTCTTGCCCGAGGTCTCTCCTACTATACCGGTTGCATTTTCGAGGTAAAAGTAAATAATGTAAAAATGGGCAGCATTTCCGGCGGTGGTCGTTACGATAATTTAACGGGCATGTTTGGTTTACCGAATGTTTCGGGAGTAGGCATTTCCTTTGGGGTAGACCGGATCTACGACGTAATGGAAGAATTAAATCTTTTTCCTGAATCGGCTCAAACCAGCACCCAAGTACTAATTACTAATTTTGATGCTTCTGCTGAAGTATACGCTTTACCTATTTTACAACAACTCCGGGCAGCAAATATTGCTACGGAGCTTTACCCCGACCAGGTTAAATTAGCGAAGCAAATGACTTACGCCGACCAGAAAAAGATTCCGTACGTGCTGTTAATTGGTTCTGAAGAAATTGCCTCCGGATTACTTAAACTAAAAAATATGCGTACCGGCGAACAGGAAAGCTTACGTATAGAAGAGATTTTGAAGAAATTGGCGGTTTAA
- a CDS encoding nuclear transport factor 2 family protein translates to MRRFLLLLTTLIMLSHLANAQNGQDIKQTLLDFNSAVTNKDIAKASTMFDNDSNVILAGSGKEELHKGNAAIRKFLEKFLSQPFRVSWNMSNMSVNQNKETAWAFVDGTATIQHDKGQVVEMHYRITVVMVKKGKTWKWKLFNGSVPQTN, encoded by the coding sequence ATGAGACGATTTCTTTTGCTTCTGACAACTTTGATTATGCTTTCGCATCTGGCAAATGCACAAAATGGGCAAGACATCAAACAGACGCTTCTTGATTTCAATAGTGCGGTTACAAATAAGGACATAGCCAAAGCATCCACTATGTTCGACAATGACAGCAATGTAATACTTGCGGGTTCAGGAAAAGAAGAATTGCATAAGGGGAATGCAGCAATTAGAAAATTTTTAGAAAAATTTCTTTCCCAGCCATTTCGTGTTTCCTGGAACATGAGCAACATGAGCGTTAACCAAAACAAAGAAACTGCATGGGCATTTGTTGATGGAACGGCTACGATTCAGCATGATAAAGGTCAAGTAGTGGAAATGCATTACCGAATAACGGTTGTGATGGTAAAAAAAGGTAAAACTTGGAAATGGAAATTATTTAATGGCTCAGTACCACAAACAAATTAA
- a CDS encoding carbon-nitrogen hydrolase family protein — protein sequence MTEKNKASDKNKETEHKLTLRQLRLADYKAIKGIMDTVYSNLGGSWTKEEFVALLKAFPEGQICITDKGKVVAGALSIIVKYSDYGDKHTYEQIVGKGKFDTHNPGGDTLYGVDVFVDPEYRNLRLGRRLYDARKELCENLNMRGIIAGGRIPGYMEQSEKMSPRKYIDMVRNKEIYDPILTFQLSNDFHVRKILKGYMPSDIESKAYATLLEWINVYYEEREELIGGQKSVVRIGIVQWQMRNLTSLEDLLQQIEFYVDTVSSYKADIIMFPEFFNAPMMALSNDPSPSAAIRTLADYTEEVREKLITMALSYNINIIAGSMPEYNNKQLHNVSYLCRRDGTYDKQYKLHVTPDEAAYWGMRGGNKLSIFDTDIGKIGILICYDVEFPELARMLSDMDMKILFVPYWTDTKNAYLRVRRCAQARAIENECYVAITGSVGNLPRVENMDIQYSQSAVFSPSDFAFPHDAVVAEATPNTEMTLIADLDLDLLKDLNTGGSVRNLRDRRKDLYNVNWILD from the coding sequence ATGACTGAAAAAAATAAAGCCTCCGATAAAAACAAAGAAACCGAACATAAATTAACCCTCCGCCAATTACGATTAGCCGACTATAAAGCCATTAAAGGCATTATGGATACGGTTTACTCCAACCTTGGCGGTTCCTGGACCAAAGAAGAGTTTGTGGCCTTATTAAAAGCATTCCCGGAAGGCCAGATTTGTATTACTGATAAAGGAAAAGTAGTAGCCGGCGCGCTTAGTATTATTGTAAAATATTCCGACTACGGCGATAAGCATACGTACGAACAAATTGTAGGCAAAGGTAAATTCGATACCCATAACCCTGGCGGCGATACTCTTTACGGGGTGGACGTATTTGTTGATCCGGAGTACCGTAATTTGCGTTTAGGCCGGCGCTTGTACGATGCCCGCAAGGAACTGTGCGAAAATTTGAATATGCGCGGAATAATTGCCGGTGGCCGTATCCCGGGTTATATGGAACAATCCGAAAAAATGTCGCCGCGCAAATACATTGATATGGTGCGGAACAAGGAAATATACGACCCTATCCTCACTTTCCAGTTAAGTAATGATTTCCACGTACGGAAAATATTAAAAGGCTACATGCCCAGCGATATTGAGTCGAAAGCCTATGCTACTTTGCTGGAATGGATTAACGTGTATTACGAAGAACGCGAAGAACTGATTGGTGGCCAGAAAAGCGTAGTACGAATTGGCATTGTGCAATGGCAAATGCGCAATCTAACTTCTCTGGAAGATTTACTGCAGCAAATTGAGTTTTACGTGGATACCGTAAGTTCATATAAGGCGGATATTATCATGTTTCCGGAGTTTTTCAACGCACCCATGATGGCTTTATCCAATGATCCATCCCCATCTGCCGCTATCCGGACCTTAGCTGACTATACAGAAGAAGTGCGGGAAAAGCTCATTACCATGGCCTTGTCGTACAACATAAACATTATTGCGGGCAGCATGCCCGAGTATAATAACAAGCAATTACATAATGTAAGCTACCTCTGCCGTCGCGACGGTACCTACGATAAACAATACAAACTGCACGTAACTCCCGATGAAGCGGCCTATTGGGGTATGCGAGGCGGGAATAAACTTTCTATTTTCGACACCGACATTGGAAAAATAGGTATCCTGATTTGCTATGACGTAGAGTTTCCGGAACTGGCCCGTATGCTATCCGACATGGATATGAAAATCTTATTCGTGCCTTACTGGACCGACACCAAAAATGCTTACCTCCGGGTTCGGCGTTGCGCTCAGGCGCGGGCCATCGAGAATGAATGTTACGTAGCCATTACCGGCAGCGTAGGTAACTTGCCGCGCGTTGAAAATATGGACATTCAATACTCCCAGTCTGCTGTGTTTTCGCCTTCGGACTTTGCTTTTCCGCACGATGCAGTAGTAGCGGAAGCTACCCCAAACACCGAGATGACGCTAATTGCCGACTTAGATTTAGATTTACTAAAAGACCTGAACACTGGCGGCAGTGTGCGTAACCTCCGCGATCGCCGAAAAGATTTGTACAACGTTAATTGGATTTTAGATTAA
- a CDS encoding CoA transferase subunit A encodes MINKVVANAQEALRDIPDGAVLMLGGFGLCGIPENSIAELLRKNIKNLTCISNNAGVDDFGLGLLLQKRQVKKMISSYVGENAEFERQLLNGELEVELIPQGTLAERIRAGGAGIPAFFTPAGYGTEVGTGKEAREFNGKMYLLEHWLRADFALVKAWKGDTAGNLVYKGTARNLNPIMATAGKITIAEVEELVPAGELDPNHVHTPGIFVQRIFKGEVYEKRIEQRTVRI; translated from the coding sequence ATGATTAATAAGGTAGTAGCAAATGCTCAAGAAGCCCTGAGGGATATTCCGGATGGTGCCGTATTAATGCTGGGTGGTTTTGGATTATGCGGCATTCCCGAAAATTCTATAGCTGAATTATTGCGCAAAAACATTAAAAATTTAACCTGCATTTCGAATAACGCGGGCGTGGATGATTTTGGATTGGGACTGTTATTGCAAAAACGTCAGGTAAAAAAAATGATTTCAAGTTATGTAGGCGAAAATGCCGAATTTGAAAGACAATTACTAAACGGTGAACTGGAAGTAGAGTTAATTCCGCAAGGTACACTAGCCGAACGCATCCGGGCCGGCGGGGCCGGTATTCCCGCTTTTTTTACGCCGGCCGGGTACGGAACCGAAGTAGGTACCGGCAAAGAAGCCCGCGAATTTAACGGTAAAATGTATTTACTGGAACATTGGCTTCGCGCCGATTTTGCCCTGGTAAAAGCCTGGAAAGGTGATACGGCCGGTAATTTAGTTTACAAAGGTACTGCCCGCAATCTTAACCCGATAATGGCTACTGCCGGTAAAATTACCATTGCCGAAGTAGAAGAATTAGTACCCGCCGGTGAACTAGATCCGAATCACGTTCATACGCCCGGCATTTTTGTGCAGCGGATATTTAAAGGAGAGGTGTACGAAAAACGAATCGAACAACGTACCGTAAGGATTTAA
- a CDS encoding 3-oxoacid CoA-transferase subunit B: MALDKHGIAKRIAQELRDGYYVNLGIGIPTLVANYIPAGINVELQSENGLLGMGPFPTEDEIDPDLINAGKQTVTTLPGSSLFNSAESFGMIRGEHIDLTILGAMEVSERGDIANWKIPGKMVKGMGGAMDLVASAKNIIVAMQHTSRDGHSKLLPVCSLPLTGIKCVKKIVTDLAVLEVTAQGFVLRERAPGVTVEQIQVATAGKLVVEGDIPEIKI, encoded by the coding sequence ATGGCCTTAGATAAACACGGTATTGCGAAGCGGATTGCCCAGGAATTACGGGATGGTTATTATGTAAACCTGGGAATTGGTATTCCTACTTTGGTGGCAAACTATATTCCGGCTGGCATAAACGTGGAATTGCAGTCGGAGAATGGCTTATTAGGTATGGGACCTTTTCCGACAGAAGATGAAATAGATCCTGATTTAATAAACGCCGGTAAACAAACCGTAACAACTTTACCTGGTTCTTCGCTCTTTAATTCCGCGGAAAGTTTTGGTATGATTCGCGGCGAACACATTGATTTAACTATTTTAGGCGCTATGGAAGTTTCGGAACGCGGCGATATAGCCAACTGGAAAATACCAGGTAAAATGGTAAAAGGCATGGGAGGCGCTATGGATTTAGTAGCTTCCGCTAAAAACATTATTGTCGCTATGCAACATACCAGCCGCGATGGCCATTCTAAATTATTGCCTGTTTGTAGCTTGCCTTTAACTGGTATAAAATGCGTGAAAAAGATTGTTACAGATTTAGCTGTTTTAGAGGTAACGGCACAAGGTTTTGTTTTACGGGAGCGTGCTCCGGGAGTAACCGTTGAACAAATACAGGTTGCTACCGCCGGTAAACTGGTAGTGGAAGGCGACATTCCGGAAATTAAAATATAA
- a CDS encoding tagaturonate reductase, translating to MILKAENLNNIADTGKVAAPLPSFAQLPEKVLQFGTGVLLRGLPDYFIHKANQAGIFNGRIVVVKSTDQGDTSAFEKQNNLYTLCVRGIEAGETVEENLICAAISRVLSATSQWKQILEFAANPELTVVISNTTEVGIQLVEDSIQAQPPVSFPGKLLAVLLARYQAFAGDKTKGLIILPTELIPDNGTKLKEIIVELATQQQLDTPFLHWLTESNIFCNTLVDRIVPGKPEATKLAALEEELGYHDDLLTMSEVYRLWAIEGEERVQQVLSFAPVDEGVVIAPDINIYRELKLRLLNGTHSLSCGLAFLAGLATVKQAMDQEQMAEFISQLMQDEIALAIPYPIESKNAQDFSRKVLDRFRNPHLEHYWISITMNYTSKLKMRVIPVLQRYYELFHQVPERMALGFAAYLRFMQVTEQENSKFYGHFAGNRYLINDDKAAFFYELNQQPDKVNWVPIILQNQELWGINLATLPGFSTAVHKYLNHINEIGVLNSLRKVGLTKAKNM from the coding sequence ATGATTCTGAAAGCGGAAAATTTAAATAATATTGCGGATACCGGGAAAGTAGCTGCTCCCTTGCCTTCTTTCGCCCAGTTACCCGAAAAAGTATTACAGTTTGGTACGGGTGTTTTACTGCGCGGCCTTCCCGATTATTTTATTCATAAAGCTAACCAGGCTGGTATATTTAACGGGAGAATTGTAGTGGTAAAATCTACGGATCAAGGTGATACCAGTGCTTTCGAAAAGCAAAATAATTTGTATACCCTTTGCGTGAGGGGGATAGAAGCAGGAGAAACAGTAGAAGAAAATTTAATCTGCGCCGCAATTAGCCGGGTACTTTCGGCTACTTCGCAATGGAAGCAGATTCTGGAGTTTGCCGCTAACCCGGAGCTAACCGTAGTTATTTCTAATACTACAGAGGTAGGTATACAATTGGTAGAAGATTCAATTCAGGCGCAGCCTCCCGTTTCATTTCCGGGTAAATTGCTGGCAGTTTTGCTCGCGCGTTATCAGGCTTTTGCCGGTGATAAAACCAAAGGCTTAATTATTTTGCCCACCGAACTTATTCCGGATAATGGTACTAAGTTAAAAGAAATAATAGTAGAATTAGCCACTCAGCAACAACTGGACACTCCGTTTTTACATTGGCTTACCGAAAGTAATATTTTCTGCAATACGCTCGTCGACCGGATTGTACCGGGTAAGCCGGAAGCTACTAAATTAGCTGCTTTAGAAGAAGAATTAGGCTACCACGACGATTTGCTCACAATGTCGGAAGTATACCGTTTATGGGCGATAGAAGGTGAGGAGCGGGTACAGCAGGTTTTAAGTTTTGCGCCTGTGGATGAGGGCGTGGTAATTGCGCCTGATATTAATATTTACCGGGAATTAAAACTGCGGTTGCTGAACGGAACGCACTCCTTAAGTTGTGGCCTGGCTTTTTTGGCTGGCCTGGCAACGGTTAAGCAAGCCATGGACCAGGAACAAATGGCCGAGTTTATCAGCCAGCTCATGCAAGACGAAATTGCACTTGCTATTCCTTACCCCATAGAATCAAAAAATGCCCAGGATTTTTCGCGAAAAGTGCTGGATCGCTTCCGTAATCCGCACCTCGAACATTATTGGATCAGTATAACAATGAATTATACTTCTAAACTAAAAATGCGGGTTATTCCGGTTTTACAACGTTATTACGAATTATTTCATCAGGTTCCGGAAAGAATGGCGCTTGGGTTTGCGGCTTACTTGCGATTTATGCAGGTAACTGAACAGGAAAATAGTAAATTCTACGGCCATTTTGCCGGTAACCGGTACCTCATTAACGACGATAAAGCCGCCTTTTTCTACGAACTTAACCAACAGCCCGATAAAGTAAATTGGGTGCCCATTATTTTGCAAAATCAGGAATTATGGGGTATAAATTTAGCTACACTTCCCGGGTTCAGCACGGCAGTTCATAAGTACCTGAACCACATAAACGAAATTGGCGTGTTAAACTCCTTAAGAAAAGTAGGCTTAACAAAAGCAAAAAATATGTAA
- the dacB gene encoding D-alanyl-D-alanine carboxypeptidase/D-alanyl-D-alanine endopeptidase encodes MLPFHLRVLLVLFISFLPAYGWSQAVAEKLNAAYKKFANDPQLRNATLSLYVVDATTGKIVLDKNGRVGMVPASTQKVITSVSAYELLGKNFQFQTQFALSKNKEEGRLLIVPSGDPTLGSWRWAGTSEQAIIKKVSQAIQKEAAAPIREVRVDTQGWEGEAIPDGWVWQDIGNYYGAGSFKLNWHENQFDVFLKSGKNLGNPVSIASIQPALYGYSLHSELIAAAPGTGDKAFIYFPLNAPAGVIRGTIPINQSNFKISGALPQPMHQFIRSLLDSLGKEGGKTPKNVPIKSTTHTSAADYAPLCAVVSPPLDSIIFWLNRKSINLYSEALVKSLAYKNKKVASTESGLEIIRNYWKQRNIPESELNMVDGSGLSPLNRITAHAQVSILQHALQQTWFKSFYASLPQLNNMKMKSGTIHGVKGFCGYHTSSNKHQYVFSFLVNNYNGSSPEVVQKMYNVLNCLK; translated from the coding sequence ATGTTACCATTTCATCTCCGAGTTCTATTAGTCCTGTTTATCAGTTTTCTTCCGGCTTATGGCTGGTCACAGGCCGTTGCTGAAAAACTTAATGCAGCTTATAAAAAATTTGCCAACGATCCGCAACTTCGTAATGCCACCTTATCATTGTATGTAGTAGATGCCACTACAGGTAAAATTGTTTTAGATAAAAATGGGAGAGTAGGAATGGTGCCCGCTTCTACCCAGAAAGTAATTACCAGCGTAAGTGCTTATGAACTGCTTGGTAAAAATTTTCAATTTCAGACCCAATTTGCTCTTTCTAAAAACAAAGAAGAGGGTAGGTTATTAATTGTGCCCAGCGGCGATCCTACTTTAGGCAGTTGGCGGTGGGCTGGTACTTCCGAACAGGCAATAATCAAAAAAGTAAGTCAGGCTATTCAAAAAGAAGCGGCAGCTCCTATACGGGAAGTGCGGGTAGATACGCAAGGGTGGGAGGGAGAAGCTATTCCGGATGGTTGGGTTTGGCAAGATATCGGTAATTACTACGGTGCTGGTTCTTTTAAACTAAACTGGCACGAAAACCAGTTTGATGTTTTTTTAAAATCCGGTAAAAATCTAGGTAACCCGGTAAGTATTGCGAGTATACAACCTGCTTTGTATGGTTATTCTTTGCATTCAGAACTTATTGCGGCCGCCCCCGGAACCGGTGATAAAGCTTTTATTTACTTTCCTTTAAACGCTCCTGCCGGAGTTATCAGAGGCACCATTCCAATAAACCAAAGTAATTTCAAAATTTCGGGAGCGCTGCCACAGCCCATGCACCAGTTTATCCGCTCTTTACTTGATTCTCTCGGGAAAGAAGGAGGAAAAACTCCTAAGAATGTACCCATTAAAAGTACCACCCATACTTCCGCAGCCGATTATGCTCCTTTATGCGCGGTAGTTTCTCCTCCTTTAGATAGTATTATTTTCTGGCTAAACCGTAAAAGCATTAACTTATACAGCGAAGCTCTGGTAAAATCCCTGGCTTATAAAAACAAAAAAGTAGCTTCTACCGAATCCGGATTAGAAATTATACGCAATTACTGGAAGCAACGGAATATTCCCGAGTCGGAGTTAAACATGGTAGATGGTTCCGGGCTATCGCCCTTAAACCGTATAACGGCTCATGCCCAGGTAAGTATTTTGCAACATGCTTTACAACAAACCTGGTTTAAAAGTTTTTACGCCAGTTTGCCACAATTAAACAACATGAAAATGAAGAGCGGTACTATTCACGGAGTTAAAGGATTTTGCGGGTATCATACTAGTTCTAACAAGCACCAATATGTTTTTTCTTTTTTAGTAAATAACTACAATGGTTCTTCCCCGGAAGTAGTGCAGAAAATGTATAATGTGCTGAATTGCTTAAAGTAA
- a CDS encoding LamG domain-containing protein — MPNSNLLNSNAFTVCFWYKADLTDSLRQAILSKSDTSRYGYSIDLKNSEYYSNVGFAYKDKKTQFESWSLFGPRYREWVPGAERKYEFAVVAFSEKAFVDYLGGRAVEYSPSTFFNSNVFDLYIGKSENGRYKNFKGEIDDLLIYNRILTKEEVEKLYRWKKGQ; from the coding sequence ATCCCTAATTCTAATTTATTAAATAGTAATGCATTTACTGTTTGTTTCTGGTATAAAGCCGATTTAACAGATAGTTTGCGCCAGGCAATTTTATCCAAGTCAGATACATCCCGATATGGTTACTCCATAGACTTGAAGAACTCTGAATATTATTCTAATGTGGGTTTTGCCTATAAAGATAAAAAAACTCAATTTGAGAGTTGGTCTTTGTTTGGGCCCCGGTACAGAGAATGGGTTCCCGGAGCCGAAAGAAAATATGAATTTGCGGTAGTCGCATTCAGTGAAAAAGCCTTTGTTGATTATTTGGGTGGACGAGCCGTAGAATATTCACCATCCACATTTTTTAATTCTAATGTATTTGATTTATATATTGGAAAAAGTGAAAATGGACGATATAAAAATTTCAAAGGAGAAATAGATGACCTGCTAATATATAATCGAATACTGACAAAGGAAGAGGTTGAAAAGTTGTATAGATGGAAAAAAGGACAATAG
- a CDS encoding DUF7674 family protein has protein sequence MKKWIDVNASKLDSNQYFTDLILLFPDLKEKIEEEDPSMIHFRMEEFASYTIDHIKNKNWQKLKTCFDFQESKIDLVNSDLINAMNVSYCETLMLGEVAGQMDNVIPMMGTKLQRLYNEYQEYYNRLTKTS, from the coding sequence ATGAAAAAATGGATTGATGTAAACGCTAGTAAATTGGATTCAAACCAATATTTCACCGACCTCATTTTACTTTTTCCTGATTTGAAAGAAAAAATAGAAGAAGAAGACCCTTCTATGATTCATTTCAGAATGGAAGAGTTTGCATCTTATACCATCGACCACATCAAAAATAAAAATTGGCAAAAACTGAAAACGTGTTTCGACTTTCAAGAATCTAAAATTGATTTAGTAAACTCCGACTTAATTAATGCAATGAATGTTTCATATTGCGAAACTTTGATGCTTGGTGAGGTTGCTGGACAAATGGATAATGTTATTCCAATGATGGGAACTAAGCTGCAGCGGCTTTATAATGAATATCAGGAATATTATAATAGACTTACAAAAACCTCCTGA
- a CDS encoding low affinity iron permease family protein produces the protein MENIRNKKPSRFTIFFEKFASQITCFSGKPISFLVALGFVLVWGITGPLFKFSDTWQLVINTVTSIVTFLMVFLIQQSQNKDSQAIQLKLNEVVAALKGASNRLINIEDLSDEELKVLKSYYDQLSDIAEKEESIVEAHSMEDARENQKAKEQADHKPQ, from the coding sequence ATGGAAAATATTAGAAATAAAAAGCCGAGCAGATTTACGATTTTCTTCGAAAAATTTGCCAGCCAAATAACCTGTTTTTCGGGTAAGCCCATTTCGTTTTTAGTAGCTCTTGGCTTTGTTTTAGTTTGGGGAATTACCGGTCCATTATTTAAATTTTCTGATACCTGGCAATTGGTAATAAATACCGTTACCAGCATTGTTACTTTTTTAATGGTGTTTTTAATTCAACAATCACAAAACAAAGATTCCCAGGCTATTCAGTTAAAGTTAAACGAAGTGGTAGCTGCGCTAAAAGGTGCCAGTAACCGGTTAATTAACATCGAAGATTTAAGCGACGAAGAACTGAAAGTTTTAAAAAGTTATTACGATCAATTATCGGATATTGCCGAAAAAGAGGAAAGTATAGTAGAAGCGCATTCCATGGAAGATGCCCGCGAAAACCAAAAAGCCAAAGAACAAGCCGATCATAAGCCACAGTAG
- the uxaC gene encoding glucuronate isomerase — protein sequence MNQVSVTASRKATNNSTSFLDENFLLQSKTARQLYHDFAQKVPIIDYHNHLPPEQIARDHQFQNITQIWLYGDHYKWRAMRTNGVPEAYSTGDKSDWEKFEQWAATVPYTLRNPLYHWTHLELQRYFNVSEILSEKNARQVYETCSALLQTPEYSVRNLLRKMNVEAVCTTDDPIDSLVHHQKIKQDNFEVKVLPAFRPDKAMQAEDVEALSKYIQKLEAVTNTSISTYQDYLIALKSRHDYFAQNGCAVSDHGLEQLYAEDYTETEIQQIFNKIRNQQALTEKEIVQFKSAMLFQFALWDHEKGWVQQFHLGALRNNNPRMLRQLGADTGWDSIGDFRQAQALAKFLARLDSEDCLAKTILYNLNPADNELMATMAGNFNDGSVPGKIQFGSGWWFLDQKDGMIKQINALSNMGLLSRFVGMLTDSRSFLSFPRHEYFRRILCNLFGEDVENGELPADLDWIGKVVQDICYYNAKNYFRF from the coding sequence ATGAATCAGGTTTCCGTAACTGCTTCCCGGAAGGCAACCAATAATTCCACTTCGTTTTTAGACGAAAATTTTTTGTTACAAAGCAAAACTGCCCGGCAATTGTACCACGATTTTGCGCAAAAGGTACCTATAATAGATTACCACAACCACTTGCCTCCCGAGCAGATTGCCCGCGATCATCAGTTTCAGAATATAACTCAAATCTGGCTGTACGGCGACCATTATAAGTGGCGGGCCATGCGCACCAATGGCGTGCCCGAGGCGTATAGCACCGGAGATAAATCGGATTGGGAAAAGTTTGAGCAATGGGCGGCCACGGTTCCGTATACCTTGCGTAACCCATTGTACCATTGGACCCACCTGGAATTGCAAAGGTATTTTAACGTATCCGAAATTTTATCGGAGAAAAACGCCCGGCAAGTGTACGAAACGTGTTCTGCTCTGCTGCAAACCCCGGAATATTCGGTGCGCAATCTGCTGCGCAAAATGAACGTAGAAGCGGTTTGCACTACCGACGACCCGATTGATTCCTTGGTGCATCATCAAAAAATTAAGCAAGATAATTTTGAAGTAAAAGTATTACCCGCATTCCGGCCCGATAAAGCCATGCAAGCTGAAGATGTAGAAGCGCTGAGTAAGTACATCCAGAAGCTCGAAGCAGTTACCAATACTTCCATTTCTACTTACCAGGATTATTTAATTGCTTTAAAAAGTCGCCACGATTATTTTGCGCAAAACGGTTGTGCCGTGTCGGACCATGGGCTGGAGCAACTTTACGCCGAAGACTATACCGAAACCGAAATCCAGCAAATATTTAATAAAATCCGAAACCAGCAGGCGCTCACCGAAAAAGAAATTGTGCAGTTTAAATCGGCCATGTTGTTTCAATTTGCCCTTTGGGATCACGAAAAAGGCTGGGTGCAGCAATTTCACTTAGGCGCTTTGCGCAACAATAACCCTCGGATGCTGCGCCAATTAGGGGCTGATACCGGTTGGGATTCCATCGGCGATTTTCGGCAGGCGCAGGCTTTAGCTAAATTTCTGGCCCGGCTCGATAGCGAAGATTGCTTAGCCAAAACCATTCTGTACAACTTAAACCCCGCCGACAACGAACTAATGGCAACCATGGCCGGCAATTTTAACGACGGCTCTGTTCCAGGTAAAATTCAGTTTGGCTCGGGCTGGTGGTTCTTAGACCAGAAAGACGGCATGATTAAACAAATAAATGCGCTCTCCAACATGGGTTTGCTCAGCCGGTTTGTGGGTATGCTCACCGATTCGCGCAGCTTTTTATCGTTCCCGCGCCACGAGTACTTCCGCCGCATACTCTGTAATTTATTCGGCGAAGACGTAGAAAACGGCGAACTACCCGCCGATCTGGATTGGATAGGAAAAGTAGTGCAGGATATCTGCTATTACAACGCGAAAAATTATTTCCGTTTCTAA